A single window of Sphingobacterium sp. ML3W DNA harbors:
- a CDS encoding organic hydroperoxide resistance protein has translation MGQLYTAAVTATGGRNGEVKSSDGIIDLIVKKPTEMGGEGKATNPEQLFAAAWSSCFLGAVAAVSEKNHVDMTDATVTVRVTFNEENNAFFLSAEIDLHVPTLSIAEAQKLAEKAHLVCPYSKATKGNVQTKVSGI, from the coding sequence ATGGGACAATTATATACAGCAGCAGTGACTGCAACAGGAGGACGCAACGGGGAAGTAAAATCTTCCGATGGGATTATTGACTTGATTGTTAAAAAACCTACTGAAATGGGAGGTGAGGGTAAAGCAACCAATCCGGAACAGTTATTTGCTGCCGCGTGGAGCTCCTGCTTTTTAGGAGCCGTGGCTGCTGTGAGCGAGAAAAATCATGTCGATATGACCGATGCAACAGTTACCGTCCGAGTGACATTCAACGAAGAAAATAATGCTTTCTTTCTTTCAGCAGAAATTGACTTACATGTTCCTACATTAAGTATTGCAGAAGCTCAAAAATTAGCAGAAAAAGCACATCTCGTATGTCCTTATTCCAAGGCAACAAAAGGAAATGTACAAACAAAAGTTAGCGGTATCTAA
- a CDS encoding phosphoenolpyruvate carboxylase has translation MKLSTKEAVFQNEVLTRFELFKSLFLTLPFQQVKDTGTLLPFFAKHCENGVEKHQTPEEIINSFFEQHDIYSDEETQIDLLFRFVQYIERQVVLFDAIEDSSFKAIGKTDNSAQLGSLIKSAEANPELKRKIVAKLKDFSVRLVLTAHPTQFYPGSVLSIINDLISAIKENDIHNIHLLLQQLGKTPFINNNKPTPVDEAISLAWFLENVFYKVASEIQTYIDDELGIETAEVKQLIELGFWPGGDRDGNPNVSAESTKKVATLLRTILFRCYYRDFRVVKRRITFRGVEKYMDNLQELFYENSFNPVEAPIDETDNIIENLKAIQRVLHEDHNNLFVEIVDDLLRKVMTFGCFFTTLDIRQDSSILTQTFDYITKKYPEETGVASGFGLLSEEDKQKNINFKELNLIFDDEATALEKDTLEVIRLLKNIQKSGSERAAQRFIISNCQQASDILGLRQLFLWSGWTKDTLTIDFVPLFETVDDLTRAADVMKSLYTNKEYAKHLKLRGNKQTIMLGYSDSTKDGGYLMANWSIYSAKIELTAIAREYGVDLVFFDGRGGPPARGGGKTQRFYASMGQEIANDHIQLTIQGQTISSQYGSLDTARFNIEQLLHAGIISDLKQKSGDTLTPHQKGIVDRLADLSYNKFMDLRQNPLFLSYLETLSPLKVLSSINISSRPVKRNSDKELKLKDLRAISFVTAWSQLKQNIPGFYGVGTALKWAEQNNLWKDVQQLYLSSGFFQTLIDNCMMSMTKSNFDITSYMQFDEKYGEFWKMLHEEFLVTKAYLLKLSNTSKLMENYPIDRESILARENIVLPLLIIQHYAIKLINEGKLDEKKREIYAKLIARTIYGVVNAGRNVA, from the coding sequence ATGAAATTAAGTACAAAAGAAGCCGTTTTTCAAAACGAAGTTTTGACGCGATTTGAACTTTTCAAAAGTTTATTTTTAACACTACCGTTTCAGCAAGTAAAGGATACAGGTACCTTATTGCCATTTTTTGCAAAGCATTGTGAAAATGGTGTAGAGAAGCATCAGACACCTGAGGAAATTATCAATAGCTTTTTTGAACAACACGATATTTATTCGGATGAGGAGACTCAGATCGATTTATTGTTTCGTTTTGTGCAATATATAGAAAGGCAAGTTGTTTTGTTTGATGCGATTGAAGATTCGTCTTTTAAAGCAATAGGTAAGACTGATAATTCAGCGCAGCTTGGTTCTTTGATTAAATCAGCTGAAGCTAATCCGGAACTTAAAAGAAAAATCGTTGCGAAATTAAAGGATTTTTCTGTTCGTTTAGTATTGACCGCTCATCCAACTCAATTTTACCCGGGCTCCGTTTTATCGATCATCAATGATTTAATTAGTGCAATTAAAGAGAATGATATTCACAATATCCATTTATTATTGCAACAATTAGGGAAAACTCCTTTTATCAATAATAATAAACCAACTCCAGTAGATGAAGCTATTAGCTTAGCTTGGTTTCTGGAAAATGTATTTTATAAGGTTGCTTCAGAAATTCAGACCTATATCGATGATGAGTTAGGAATCGAGACTGCTGAAGTAAAACAGTTAATTGAGCTTGGTTTTTGGCCTGGAGGGGATCGCGATGGTAATCCAAATGTTAGTGCCGAAAGTACAAAAAAAGTTGCTACGTTGTTAAGAACAATTTTGTTCCGTTGTTATTATAGGGATTTCAGAGTTGTTAAGCGTCGTATTACTTTTAGAGGGGTTGAAAAATATATGGACAATCTACAGGAACTGTTTTATGAAAATAGTTTCAATCCTGTTGAAGCTCCTATCGATGAGACCGACAATATTATTGAAAACCTAAAAGCTATACAAAGGGTACTTCATGAAGATCACAATAATCTTTTTGTAGAGATTGTAGATGATTTATTGCGTAAAGTGATGACTTTCGGTTGTTTCTTTACAACGTTGGATATTCGCCAAGATAGTAGTATTCTGACACAGACCTTTGATTATATCACTAAGAAATATCCAGAAGAGACAGGTGTTGCATCAGGATTTGGATTGTTGTCTGAAGAAGATAAACAAAAAAATATCAATTTTAAGGAATTGAATCTGATTTTTGATGATGAGGCTACGGCATTGGAAAAAGATACCCTAGAAGTAATACGTTTATTAAAGAATATTCAAAAATCGGGTTCTGAGCGTGCCGCTCAACGATTTATTATTAGTAATTGTCAACAAGCAAGTGATATTTTAGGATTACGACAGTTGTTCCTATGGTCGGGCTGGACTAAAGATACCTTGACGATTGATTTTGTACCCTTATTTGAAACCGTTGATGACTTAACTCGCGCGGCCGATGTGATGAAATCATTGTATACCAATAAGGAATATGCAAAGCATCTTAAACTGAGAGGGAATAAGCAAACGATTATGCTTGGTTACTCTGATAGTACAAAAGATGGTGGTTATTTGATGGCCAATTGGTCTATTTATAGTGCTAAAATAGAATTGACAGCAATTGCGAGAGAATATGGTGTGGATCTCGTTTTCTTTGATGGTCGTGGAGGGCCGCCTGCAAGGGGAGGAGGTAAGACACAAAGATTCTATGCATCCATGGGACAGGAAATTGCAAATGATCATATACAATTGACCATTCAGGGACAGACCATCAGTAGTCAATACGGCTCATTAGATACGGCTAGGTTCAATATTGAGCAATTGCTACATGCTGGTATCATTTCTGATCTGAAACAAAAATCTGGTGATACATTGACTCCGCATCAAAAGGGCATAGTGGATCGTTTAGCAGATTTGAGTTACAATAAGTTTATGGATTTACGTCAAAATCCATTGTTCTTAAGTTATTTGGAGACCTTATCACCTTTGAAAGTACTTTCTTCGATCAATATCAGTAGTCGTCCTGTTAAAAGGAATTCAGATAAAGAATTGAAGCTTAAGGATTTGCGGGCCATTAGTTTTGTAACTGCTTGGAGTCAATTGAAACAAAATATTCCAGGTTTTTATGGAGTGGGTACGGCGCTTAAATGGGCAGAGCAAAACAACCTTTGGAAGGATGTACAGCAATTGTATCTGTCTTCAGGTTTTTTCCAGACGTTAATCGATAATTGTATGATGTCGATGACTAAATCGAACTTTGACATTACATCTTATATGCAGTTTGATGAAAAGTACGGCGAATTTTGGAAAATGCTACATGAGGAGTTTTTGGTTACCAAAGCATACTTGTTGAAGCTTAGCAATACATCAAAATTAATGGAGAATTACCCTATAGATCGTGAATCTATATTGGCGCGTGAAAATATCGTATTGCCTCTATTGATAATACAACATTATGCTATCAAATTAATTAATGAAGGCAAATTAGATGAAAAGAAAAGAGAAATCTATGCTAAATTAATTGCTAGAACCATCTATGGAGTAGTCAATGCTGGTAGAAATGTGGCATAA
- a CDS encoding OmpH family outer membrane protein, which produces MKNLFKGAIAFVAVFFATQLAHAQQKIGHLNLMEIIQSTPEFKTAEGQLKTLSDGKTKELQDMYAMYQTKQKEANDKARNRSEANKETVDLELQKLGNELRDIETRINENQRVAQEDLNKKEEELISPIHKKVTDAITLVSKEKGFAYVFDISSTNIPYFQGGDDLTADVKTKLGISSTAATPVKK; this is translated from the coding sequence ATGAAAAATTTATTTAAAGGTGCTATTGCATTTGTAGCAGTTTTTTTCGCTACTCAGTTAGCGCATGCACAACAAAAAATTGGGCATCTTAATTTGATGGAAATCATACAATCAACTCCAGAATTCAAAACTGCTGAAGGTCAATTGAAAACTCTAAGCGATGGAAAGACTAAAGAGCTTCAAGACATGTATGCGATGTATCAAACAAAGCAAAAAGAAGCAAATGACAAAGCGCGTAACAGAAGTGAAGCAAATAAAGAAACAGTTGATCTTGAATTACAGAAATTAGGTAATGAATTACGTGATATCGAAACACGTATCAACGAAAACCAACGTGTTGCTCAAGAAGATTTAAACAAAAAAGAAGAAGAATTAATCTCTCCTATCCATAAAAAAGTAACAGATGCTATCACTTTAGTATCTAAAGAAAAAGGTTTTGCTTATGTATTTGATATTTCAAGCACAAACATTCCTTACTTTCAAGGTGGTGATGATTTAACTGCTGATGTTAAAACAAAATTGGGTATCTCATCAACTGCAGCTACTCCTGTAAAAAAATAA
- a CDS encoding OmpH family outer membrane protein — MKKIVLAIAFVVVTVSATFAQNFAYVNSEYILKHIPEYTSAQKQLDDLSQKWQLEVDQQYAEIEKLYKAYQNDQVLLSEDMRRRREDEIVKKEKDVKDFQKQKFGFEGELFKQRQQLVEPIQLRVSKAIQDLAKAQGLDIVMDKGQETTFLYANPKLDKSNDVIIKLGLKPNAALAN, encoded by the coding sequence ATGAAAAAAATAGTTTTAGCAATAGCATTTGTTGTAGTTACGGTATCAGCTACTTTTGCACAGAATTTTGCATATGTTAATTCGGAATACATTTTAAAACATATTCCGGAATATACATCAGCTCAAAAACAATTAGATGATCTTTCTCAAAAATGGCAATTAGAAGTTGATCAACAATATGCTGAAATTGAAAAATTATATAAAGCGTATCAAAACGATCAAGTTTTATTAAGCGAAGACATGCGTAGACGCCGTGAGGATGAAATCGTAAAAAAAGAAAAAGATGTTAAAGATTTTCAAAAGCAAAAATTTGGTTTTGAAGGCGAGTTGTTCAAACAGCGTCAGCAATTGGTAGAACCCATTCAACTACGTGTTTCAAAAGCCATTCAGGATTTGGCTAAAGCACAAGGATTGGATATCGTAATGGATAAAGGTCAAGAAACTACTTTCCTTTACGCAAATCCAAAGCTAGATAAAAGTAATGACGTCATTATTAAATTAGGATTAAAACCTAATGCAGCACTTGCAAACTAA
- a CDS encoding (Fe-S)-binding protein — translation MINQLIFTLCFIGAILLFAKNARQLYRNINLGRALNRNDKPGERLKTMLLVAFGQKKMFKRITPAILHLFVYIGFCIINIEMIEIVIDGMFGTHRFLSFLGGFYDILIASFEWLALGVLVGCIIFLIRRNVIHLKRLNSAELANWPKTDANLILIVEILLMTAFLLMNAADQKLQLLGGSHYSPVGSFPISQYLVSILPHDPSSLVLIERTSWWFHILGVLAFLNYLPYSKHLHILLAFPNTYFSNLKPKGELTNMENVTNEVKAMLDPSFTPPLSEQPLRFGAKDVQDLTWKNLLDAYTCTECGRCTSSCPANITGKLLSPRKIMMDTRDRLEEVGKNIKANGTFVDDGKSLLDTYITREELWACTSCNACVEQCPVNINPLEIIVELRRYTVMEESQAPASINTMFGNIENNGAPWKYSQMDRANWTSQQ, via the coding sequence ATGATTAACCAACTTATATTTACATTATGCTTTATTGGCGCCATCTTGCTGTTTGCCAAAAATGCCAGACAGCTATATAGAAATATTAATTTAGGCAGAGCGCTTAATAGAAACGATAAACCTGGAGAACGTCTTAAAACTATGCTATTAGTAGCCTTTGGTCAAAAGAAAATGTTCAAAAGAATTACTCCTGCCATTCTACATCTTTTCGTTTACATAGGTTTTTGTATCATCAATATTGAAATGATTGAAATCGTCATAGACGGGATGTTTGGCACCCATCGCTTTTTGTCTTTTCTAGGAGGCTTTTACGATATCCTCATTGCTTCATTTGAATGGCTTGCATTAGGCGTATTAGTAGGCTGTATAATTTTCTTAATCCGTAGAAATGTCATTCACTTAAAGCGCCTGAATAGTGCTGAATTAGCGAACTGGCCTAAAACCGATGCTAACCTTATTTTGATTGTAGAAATCCTATTAATGACAGCTTTTTTATTGATGAATGCGGCAGATCAAAAACTACAGCTCCTAGGAGGATCTCATTATAGCCCAGTAGGCTCCTTTCCAATCAGTCAATATTTAGTATCCATTCTACCTCATGACCCAAGTAGTTTAGTACTAATTGAGCGTACATCTTGGTGGTTCCATATCTTGGGCGTATTGGCATTCTTAAATTATCTGCCCTATTCAAAACACCTTCATATTCTACTGGCATTTCCAAACACATACTTCTCGAACCTGAAACCAAAGGGTGAATTGACGAATATGGAAAACGTAACAAATGAGGTGAAGGCAATGTTGGACCCTAGTTTTACCCCTCCCCTTTCAGAGCAACCGCTACGATTTGGAGCAAAAGACGTCCAAGACTTAACCTGGAAAAACCTATTAGACGCCTATACATGTACCGAATGTGGACGGTGTACATCATCCTGTCCTGCCAACATTACAGGAAAACTATTATCACCGAGAAAAATCATGATGGATACACGCGATCGTCTTGAGGAAGTGGGAAAGAATATAAAGGCTAATGGAACATTTGTAGACGACGGAAAATCTTTACTAGATACATATATAACACGTGAAGAACTATGGGCCTGTACAAGCTGTAATGCTTGCGTAGAGCAATGCCCAGTGAACATAAATCCTTTAGAAATTATTGTTGAGCTGCGAAGATATACTGTTATGGAAGAATCTCAAGCGCCAGCGAGCATCAATACCATGTTTGGGAATATCGAAAATAATGGTGCTCCATGGAAATATTCGCAAATGGATCGTGCAAACTGGACTTCTCAACAATAA
- a CDS encoding (Fe-S)-binding protein, with protein MEKELHVPTMAELTAKGETADILFWVGCAGSFDERAQKITRDICRILQHVGLKYAILGTEESCTGDPAKRAGNEFLFQMQAMMNIQVLDGYEVKKIVTACPHCFNTLKNEYPALGGNYELIHHTQLIQTLIDEGKLKPADGHDFQGKKITYHDPCYLGRANEVYEAPRKVLESLDAQLIELKRCKSNGLCCGAGGGQMFKEPEKGTKDINIERIEEVIDSQATVVASACPFCMTMLKDGVKIKDKEKEIEVLDIAEITVRANQI; from the coding sequence ATGGAAAAAGAATTACACGTACCGACCATGGCAGAATTGACGGCCAAAGGTGAAACCGCAGATATTCTATTTTGGGTAGGTTGCGCCGGAAGTTTTGATGAACGCGCTCAAAAAATAACAAGGGATATTTGTCGTATCCTACAACATGTCGGATTGAAATATGCCATTTTAGGTACAGAGGAAAGTTGCACGGGTGATCCTGCAAAACGTGCTGGTAATGAATTTTTATTCCAAATGCAAGCCATGATGAACATTCAAGTATTGGATGGCTATGAAGTAAAAAAAATAGTAACAGCATGTCCGCATTGTTTCAATACTCTTAAAAACGAGTATCCGGCACTTGGAGGCAATTACGAACTTATACATCATACCCAACTGATTCAAACTCTCATTGATGAGGGAAAATTAAAACCTGCAGATGGACATGATTTTCAGGGTAAAAAAATCACCTATCACGACCCTTGCTATTTAGGTCGTGCAAACGAAGTCTATGAAGCTCCAAGGAAAGTACTGGAAAGCTTAGATGCCCAATTAATCGAATTAAAGAGATGTAAGAGCAATGGCCTTTGTTGTGGCGCTGGTGGTGGACAAATGTTCAAGGAGCCAGAGAAGGGTACAAAAGATATTAATATAGAACGCATAGAAGAGGTAATCGATAGTCAAGCTACTGTAGTTGCTTCCGCTTGCCCATTTTGCATGACCATGTTAAAAGATGGTGTTAAAATTAAAGACAAGGAAAAAGAAATCGAAGTACTGGATATCGCAGAAATAACGGTAAGAGCCAATCAAATATAA
- a CDS encoding exopolyphosphatase gives MRYAAIDIGSNAVRLLIADIIQEKEGFSFKKNTLLRVPLRLGDDAFIHQKLSPKKADNLVKTMRAFRELMDVYNVEDYMACATSAMRDVTNGPEVVKKVSEIGIDIAIIDGTKEAEIIYNSHLEAKMDMDKVYLYIDVGGGSTELSLFANAKLVNSKSFNLGTIRILDNKDEQETWDDLKEWVSHNTKMYKQVYGIGTGGNINKLSRLANEKADKPISYAKLKALYHYLTSYSLKERITLLGLNEDRADVIIPATEIFMTIMKYGHLKQIMVPRVGLVDGVIHTLIKKNLLK, from the coding sequence GTGAGATATGCTGCCATCGATATCGGCTCAAATGCGGTTAGACTTTTAATTGCTGATATTATTCAAGAAAAAGAAGGTTTTTCTTTTAAAAAGAATACACTATTAAGAGTTCCACTACGTCTTGGGGACGATGCTTTTATTCATCAAAAATTATCGCCTAAGAAAGCGGATAATCTAGTAAAGACAATGCGTGCATTCCGTGAATTGATGGATGTGTACAATGTCGAAGATTACATGGCATGTGCGACATCTGCAATGCGCGATGTGACCAATGGACCAGAAGTTGTTAAAAAAGTAAGTGAAATTGGCATTGATATCGCTATTATCGATGGAACTAAAGAAGCTGAGATTATTTACAATAGCCATTTGGAAGCAAAGATGGATATGGATAAGGTTTATTTGTATATCGATGTTGGTGGAGGAAGTACAGAGTTGTCTTTGTTTGCAAATGCTAAATTGGTGAATTCAAAATCCTTTAACCTAGGTACAATTCGTATTTTAGACAATAAGGATGAACAAGAGACTTGGGATGATTTAAAGGAATGGGTATCCCATAATACGAAAATGTATAAGCAGGTATATGGCATTGGTACTGGTGGAAATATTAACAAGCTCTCACGTTTAGCAAATGAAAAGGCTGATAAGCCAATTTCTTATGCTAAGCTAAAGGCTCTTTATCACTATTTGACATCGTATTCATTAAAAGAACGAATCACTTTATTGGGGCTGAATGAGGATCGTGCTGATGTCATTATTCCTGCAACGGAGATTTTTATGACCATTATGAAATATGGGCATCTGAAGCAAATTATGGTACCTCGTGTCGGTTTAGTTGATGGTGTGATCCATACATTGATCAAAAAGAACCTGCTAAAATAG
- the bamA gene encoding outer membrane protein assembly factor BamA, whose protein sequence is MKRILFVILFLACTQPQFAQAQVNGTAINLNDPSQISYLSPKDYIIGGVTVSGTQHLDNNVLITISKLVVGQYIQVPSEETSSVVKVMMAQGLFDDVQLWAEKIEGETIFLDIRVVERPRLTRIDINGLSKSQTEEVRKRLNDNTGKVVNENLINTTRNTIQRFLREKAYLYPEIKISTLKDTAQVNNEILVADVDRKSKVRVKKITFTGNKDFSQKQLRKNLKGVKQKAWFRIFGPGKFKDEKYKEAKETLVSKMHNKGYRDAEILKDSVIKVDDKNVLVDIDIYEGPQYYVGNIRWTGNAKYTDTVLNRILGMRKGDIFSEEKLTTKLLGGGRNSDDISSLYMNDGYLTFSIDPEQTRVYNDTIDLNLRVYEGAQFTINNIIVKGNDVTNDRVVLRSIRTKPGQKFSKELIMTSVREIAQLGNFDEQKTNPVPENINHADGTVDLIYNVAEKPSDQVELSGGYGAGQIIGTLGLTFNNFSTSNLFNKSSWKPLPRGDGQKLSIRGQTSGKRYQSYSFSFSEPWLGGKKPIYFGLSAYTSSSSYGGFNMYTGEQMVKDAELNRIWMTGITATLGKRVQWPDNWFQVNTSLSFQRYKLQNYANYFLFDNGTAYNINLTQEISRNTIDAPIYPTSGSNLKFSVQVTPPYSLFNNINYQTAADEVRYKWTEYHKWKFDSQWYAKIAGKLVFKAQAQFGFLGSYSNKTGISTFERFKVGGDGMQGFDFLQGSEIIAMRGYANGVIIPEGTQNVGVARSSGSPIYTKYQMELRHPVMLNEQATVFVLAFAEAGNTWNNFSEYNPFKVRRSAGVGARIFLPIFGMLGIDYGHAFDPIPGLTSSVWKQNFTFSIMQNMGGF, encoded by the coding sequence ATGAAGCGCATACTATTTGTTATATTATTTTTAGCATGTACCCAACCACAATTCGCACAAGCACAAGTGAATGGAACTGCTATTAACCTGAACGACCCCTCCCAAATAAGTTATTTATCCCCTAAAGATTATATCATTGGTGGTGTCACAGTTTCGGGCACGCAGCACCTGGACAACAATGTATTGATTACGATATCAAAACTAGTTGTTGGGCAATATATCCAAGTTCCTAGTGAGGAAACATCAAGTGTAGTAAAAGTGATGATGGCACAAGGTCTTTTTGATGATGTGCAGCTATGGGCTGAAAAAATTGAAGGTGAAACTATTTTTCTTGACATCCGTGTCGTTGAAAGACCTCGTTTAACGCGTATAGACATCAATGGCTTAAGTAAGAGCCAGACTGAAGAAGTACGAAAAAGATTAAACGATAATACTGGAAAAGTAGTAAATGAAAATTTAATCAATACTACTCGTAATACAATTCAACGTTTTTTAAGAGAAAAAGCTTATTTGTATCCAGAAATTAAAATCAGTACATTAAAGGATACCGCACAGGTAAACAATGAGATTTTAGTGGCTGATGTAGATCGTAAAAGCAAAGTTCGCGTTAAAAAAATCACCTTTACTGGAAATAAAGACTTTAGCCAAAAGCAACTTCGTAAAAACTTAAAAGGTGTTAAGCAAAAAGCTTGGTTCCGTATTTTTGGACCTGGTAAATTTAAGGACGAAAAGTACAAGGAAGCAAAGGAAACTTTAGTTTCCAAAATGCACAATAAAGGTTACCGCGATGCTGAAATACTGAAAGACTCTGTCATTAAAGTTGATGACAAAAATGTATTGGTAGACATCGACATTTATGAAGGTCCCCAATATTATGTTGGTAACATCAGATGGACGGGTAATGCGAAATACACCGATACGGTTTTAAATCGTATTTTGGGGATGCGCAAAGGTGATATCTTTAGTGAAGAAAAGCTAACAACGAAATTATTAGGTGGAGGTCGTAACAGTGATGATATTTCTTCATTATATATGAACGATGGTTATCTAACCTTTTCTATTGACCCTGAGCAAACAAGAGTATACAACGACACTATTGACTTAAATTTACGCGTCTATGAAGGTGCACAATTCACCATCAACAACATTATTGTAAAAGGTAATGATGTTACAAATGATCGCGTTGTATTGAGATCCATTCGTACTAAACCTGGTCAAAAATTTTCAAAGGAATTAATTATGACATCTGTTCGTGAGATTGCACAATTGGGTAATTTTGATGAGCAGAAAACAAACCCAGTTCCAGAAAATATTAATCATGCAGATGGAACAGTTGACCTTATATACAATGTCGCTGAAAAACCTTCGGATCAGGTAGAGTTATCAGGTGGTTACGGTGCCGGACAGATTATCGGTACTTTAGGATTAACATTCAATAACTTCTCGACAAGTAACCTTTTTAATAAAAGCTCTTGGAAACCATTGCCACGCGGTGACGGACAAAAACTAAGTATTCGTGGACAAACCTCAGGTAAACGTTACCAGTCGTATAGCTTCTCATTCTCAGAGCCATGGTTAGGTGGTAAAAAACCTATTTACTTTGGATTAAGTGCTTATACATCAAGCTCTTCATATGGAGGTTTCAACATGTACACTGGAGAGCAAATGGTAAAAGATGCCGAGTTAAACCGTATTTGGATGACTGGTATAACCGCAACCTTAGGTAAACGTGTACAATGGCCAGATAATTGGTTCCAAGTAAATACGTCATTATCTTTCCAACGCTATAAATTGCAAAATTATGCCAACTATTTCTTATTTGACAATGGTACAGCATATAATATTAACTTAACACAGGAAATTAGCCGTAATACAATTGATGCGCCGATTTACCCAACCTCAGGATCCAACCTTAAGTTCTCGGTACAGGTTACGCCTCCATATTCGTTATTTAATAACATAAATTATCAAACAGCTGCGGATGAAGTTAGATATAAATGGACAGAGTACCACAAATGGAAATTTGATTCACAATGGTATGCAAAAATTGCTGGTAAGTTAGTCTTCAAAGCACAAGCACAATTTGGTTTCTTAGGTAGCTACTCTAATAAAACTGGCATCTCAACCTTTGAACGATTCAAAGTGGGTGGTGATGGTATGCAAGGATTTGACTTCTTACAGGGTTCTGAAATCATCGCTATGCGTGGATATGCAAACGGCGTTATCATTCCAGAAGGAACACAAAATGTAGGTGTGGCAAGAAGTTCAGGAAGTCCTATCTATACAAAATATCAAATGGAATTGAGACATCCTGTGATGTTGAATGAACAAGCGACTGTCTTTGTATTAGCCTTTGCTGAAGCAGGTAATACTTGGAACAATTTTTCAGAATATAATCCATTTAAAGTTAGACGCTCTGCTGGTGTAGGTGCACGTATTTTCTTACCAATCTTCGGAATGTTAGGAATTGATTACGGTCATGCATTTGATCCAATTCCAGGATTAACAAGCAGCGTTTGGAAACAAAACTTCACATTTAGTATCATGCAAAATATGGGCGGATTTTAA
- a CDS encoding Gfo/Idh/MocA family oxidoreductase, which produces MTVNKIVTGVLSYGMSGRVFHTPFIANNDRFDLRAVVERSTKKAQLDYPSIISYDSVEQLLADEAIELVIINTPNDTHVSFAKQALLAGKHVLIEKPFAPTVSEAKELFDLGRKVGKFVLPYHNRRFDSDFNALASVLHSGKVGEPVEVHLRFDRFRAEIGQKVFKETKRPGAGILFDLGSHLLDQVISLFGKPISAIKRTSIHRKDSEVDDFATLLLTFDKGLTVFITVSMLVLESQYSFLLHGTEGTFVKGRTDVQENQLLAGINPIEDHYGEENQHEEGLLTYLDQGNMVSESVKSIKGDYMLLFDAVYEQIRNNKAYFVTEEQIYWQLEILQQPSLC; this is translated from the coding sequence ATGACTGTAAATAAAATAGTTACAGGTGTTTTGTCGTATGGAATGTCCGGAAGGGTATTCCATACGCCATTTATAGCCAATAATGATCGGTTTGATTTACGAGCTGTGGTTGAACGATCTACTAAAAAAGCCCAATTGGACTATCCTTCGATTATCAGTTATGATAGTGTCGAACAATTACTGGCAGACGAAGCAATAGAGCTAGTGATCATCAATACACCTAATGATACACATGTTTCCTTTGCTAAGCAGGCTTTGTTAGCTGGAAAGCATGTGCTGATTGAAAAACCTTTTGCTCCTACTGTTTCTGAGGCGAAAGAGCTGTTCGATTTAGGAAGAAAGGTGGGTAAGTTTGTATTGCCCTATCACAATAGAAGATTTGATTCGGATTTCAATGCCTTAGCCTCTGTTCTACACTCTGGAAAGGTAGGAGAGCCTGTTGAGGTCCACTTGCGATTTGATCGCTTTAGAGCTGAGATTGGGCAGAAGGTTTTTAAAGAGACTAAGCGCCCTGGAGCTGGTATTTTATTTGATTTGGGCTCTCATCTATTGGATCAGGTAATATCTTTATTTGGTAAACCAATATCTGCCATAAAACGGACATCCATCCATCGCAAAGATTCTGAAGTGGATGATTTTGCAACGCTATTATTGACTTTTGATAAAGGACTTACGGTGTTCATTACTGTTAGTATGTTGGTTTTAGAATCTCAATATAGTTTTTTATTACATGGTACTGAAGGCACTTTTGTAAAAGGCCGTACGGATGTTCAAGAAAATCAACTGCTTGCCGGCATTAATCCGATTGAGGATCATTATGGGGAAGAAAATCAGCATGAAGAGGGTTTATTAACTTATTTGGACCAAGGCAATATGGTATCAGAAAGCGTAAAATCGATTAAAGGTGATTATATGCTGTTGTTTGATGCAGTATATGAGCAGATTAGGAATAATAAGGCTTATTTTGTAACTGAAGAACAGATTTATTGGCAATTGGAAATATTGCAACAACCGTCTTTGTGTTAA